From the Euphorbia lathyris chromosome 6, ddEupLath1.1, whole genome shotgun sequence genome, one window contains:
- the LOC136231971 gene encoding WRKY transcription factor 28-like isoform X2 translates to MSDEHRDLYYHDSQGFDPCNNSYMSFTDCLHGSMDYNSLAKALGMSPSSSQVFSSIEQQPSPHKGIEIGDFGENLNPVTPNSSVSFSSSEAGGEEDSGKLTKKDHSSSTLNPKGSEDGGESSKKEGKGKKKGEKRQREPRFAFMTKSEVDHLEDGYRWRKYGQKAVKNSPYPRCTTQKCTVKKRVERSFEDPSVVITTYEGQHNHPIPATLRGNAAAMLTHSMLTPSSRPNFPHDFLLQMPQIGASSAAASLYQQNFSNQNQYHHQLQVPDYGLLQDVVPSMFFKQEP, encoded by the exons atgtctGATGAACACAGAGACCTTTATTACCATGACTCACAAGGGTTTGATCCTTGTAATAATTCATACATGAGTTTCACCGATTGTCTCCATGGTTCTATGGACTATAATTCTCTTGCAAAAGCCTTGGGTATGTCTCCTTCTTCATCTCAAGTCTTTTCCTCCATAGAACAACAACCCAGTCCTCATAAGGGTATAGAAATTGGGGATTTTGGTGAGAATCTGAATCCTGTTACTCCAAATTCTTCTGTTTCTTTCTCTTCAAGTGAGGCTGGTGGAGAAGAAGATTCTGGAAAACTAACCAAGAAAGATCATAGCAGCAGCACCCTTAATCCAAAAGGGTCTGAAGATGGAGGAGAATCATCCAAGAAAGA GGGAAAGgggaagaagaaaggagaaaaAAGGCAAAGAGAGCCAAGGTTTGCTTTCATGACAAAGAGTGAAGTTGATCATCTAGAAGATGGATACAGATGGAGAAAATATGGGCAGAAAGCTGTTAAGAATAGTCCTTATCCAAG GTGCACAACACAGAAATGCACAGTGAAGAAGAGAGTAGAGAGATCATTTGAAGATCCATCAGTAGTAATAACAACATATGAAGGGCAACATAACCATCCAATTCCAGCTACTCTCAGAGGAAATGCTGCTGCTATGTTAACTCATTCAATGCTTACACCATCTTCTAGGCCTAATTTTCCTCATGATTTTTTGCTTCAAATGCCTCAAATTGGTGCATCCTCAGCAGCAGCTTCGCTTTATCAGCAGAATTTTAGTAACCAAAATCAgtatcatcatcaacttcaagTTCCTGATTATGGACTTTTACAAGATGTAGTTCCTTCCATGTTCTTTAAACAGGAGCCATGA
- the LOC136231971 gene encoding WRKY transcription factor 28-like isoform X1, producing the protein MSDEHRDLYYHDSQGFDPCNNSYMSFTDCLHGSMDYNSLAKALGMSPSSSQVFSSIEQQPSPHKGIEIGDFGENLNPVTPNSSVSFSSSEAGGEEDSGKLTKKDHSSSTLNPKGSEDGGESSKKEGKGKKKGEKRQREPRFAFMTKSEVDHLEDGYRWRKYGQKAVKNSPYPRSYYRCTTQKCTVKKRVERSFEDPSVVITTYEGQHNHPIPATLRGNAAAMLTHSMLTPSSRPNFPHDFLLQMPQIGASSAAASLYQQNFSNQNQYHHQLQVPDYGLLQDVVPSMFFKQEP; encoded by the exons atgtctGATGAACACAGAGACCTTTATTACCATGACTCACAAGGGTTTGATCCTTGTAATAATTCATACATGAGTTTCACCGATTGTCTCCATGGTTCTATGGACTATAATTCTCTTGCAAAAGCCTTGGGTATGTCTCCTTCTTCATCTCAAGTCTTTTCCTCCATAGAACAACAACCCAGTCCTCATAAGGGTATAGAAATTGGGGATTTTGGTGAGAATCTGAATCCTGTTACTCCAAATTCTTCTGTTTCTTTCTCTTCAAGTGAGGCTGGTGGAGAAGAAGATTCTGGAAAACTAACCAAGAAAGATCATAGCAGCAGCACCCTTAATCCAAAAGGGTCTGAAGATGGAGGAGAATCATCCAAGAAAGA GGGAAAGgggaagaagaaaggagaaaaAAGGCAAAGAGAGCCAAGGTTTGCTTTCATGACAAAGAGTGAAGTTGATCATCTAGAAGATGGATACAGATGGAGAAAATATGGGCAGAAAGCTGTTAAGAATAGTCCTTATCCAAG GAGTTATTACAGGTGCACAACACAGAAATGCACAGTGAAGAAGAGAGTAGAGAGATCATTTGAAGATCCATCAGTAGTAATAACAACATATGAAGGGCAACATAACCATCCAATTCCAGCTACTCTCAGAGGAAATGCTGCTGCTATGTTAACTCATTCAATGCTTACACCATCTTCTAGGCCTAATTTTCCTCATGATTTTTTGCTTCAAATGCCTCAAATTGGTGCATCCTCAGCAGCAGCTTCGCTTTATCAGCAGAATTTTAGTAACCAAAATCAgtatcatcatcaacttcaagTTCCTGATTATGGACTTTTACAAGATGTAGTTCCTTCCATGTTCTTTAAACAGGAGCCATGA